In Corynebacterium matruchotii, a single genomic region encodes these proteins:
- the xerD gene encoding site-specific tyrosine recombinase XerD: MLDDVVAAWLTHLKVEKGYSSNTLSNYRRDLYRYVTWLHAVGVTDLNQVTTSQVEAYVTELRRGDPDRNIKPLAVSSAARALIVARGLHKFALLEGLVTTDVAADVSPPATGRHLPDVLTIAEVTQLIDAIPTDDTASPIDLRDRALIELLYGTGARISEITALTVDNFHDNDGMLRITGKGNKQRLVPVGSQAMAAVDQYLVRARPVFATGASHALLLNTRGRTLSRQSAWAVLKTAAARAHITKDISPHTLRHSFATHLLEGGAGERVVQELLGHSSVTTTQIYTHVSAENLRQAWVMSHPRA, from the coding sequence ATGCTTGACGATGTGGTCGCCGCGTGGTTGACGCACCTCAAGGTGGAAAAGGGGTATAGCAGCAACACCTTAAGCAATTATCGCCGCGACCTGTACCGCTACGTGACCTGGCTGCATGCCGTGGGGGTGACCGACCTCAACCAGGTCACGACCAGTCAGGTTGAGGCGTATGTCACCGAGCTGCGCCGCGGCGACCCCGATCGGAACATCAAACCCCTAGCTGTGAGCTCCGCGGCCCGGGCCCTCATCGTTGCCCGGGGCCTGCATAAATTCGCGTTATTGGAGGGCTTGGTCACCACGGATGTGGCGGCCGATGTGTCCCCACCCGCGACCGGAAGGCACCTGCCCGACGTACTCACCATTGCCGAAGTCACCCAGCTCATTGACGCCATCCCTACCGACGATACCGCCAGCCCCATAGACCTCCGCGACCGAGCCCTTATCGAACTCCTGTACGGAACCGGTGCGCGCATTAGCGAGATCACCGCCCTCACTGTCGATAATTTTCACGACAACGACGGCATGCTGCGCATCACCGGGAAAGGCAACAAACAACGCCTCGTCCCAGTGGGCAGCCAAGCCATGGCGGCCGTCGACCAATACCTGGTGCGGGCCCGACCCGTGTTCGCCACCGGGGCCTCGCACGCGCTCCTGCTCAACACCCGCGGCCGGACGTTATCGCGGCAAAGCGCCTGGGCTGTCCTGAAAACCGCCGCCGCTCGGGCACACATCACCAAAGACATTTCCCCCCACACACTCCGGCATAGTTTCGCCACCCACCTACTCGAAGGCGGCGCGGGAGAACGAGTAGTGCAAGAACTGTTAGGGCATTCATCGGTCACCACCACCCAGATCTACACTCACGTGTCCGCCGAGAATTTACGGCAAGCATGGGTCATGTCGCACCCGAGGGCCTAA
- a CDS encoding ParA family protein, protein MVPELGLTGRPIREFPEPQPLTHHGPARIIAMCNQKGGVGKTTSAINLGACLAEAGRRVLLVDLDPQAALSAGLGVRPDEQDFTIYDLLFDAQSGVESATVKTKVPGLDLVPAGIDLSAAEIRLVNEVGREQALARVLRPVVGKYDFIILDCLPSLGLLTVNALACAHGVIVPMECEYFASRGLNILIDTLKTVRDRVNFDLELVGILVTMFDRRTVHSREVIASVVAAYGEKVFDTVITRTVRFPETSYHHEPIITWASGSQGAVQYRQLAREVIGRLGG, encoded by the coding sequence ATGGTTCCCGAACTTGGCCTGACCGGCCGGCCCATCCGCGAATTCCCCGAACCCCAACCACTCACCCACCACGGCCCGGCGCGGATCATTGCCATGTGTAATCAGAAGGGTGGCGTGGGGAAAACGACGTCAGCGATTAATTTGGGGGCGTGTTTAGCGGAGGCGGGCCGGCGGGTGTTGTTGGTGGATTTGGATCCGCAGGCGGCGTTGTCCGCGGGGTTGGGGGTGCGGCCGGATGAGCAGGATTTCACTATTTATGATCTATTATTTGATGCGCAGTCAGGGGTGGAGTCGGCGACGGTGAAGACGAAGGTTCCGGGGTTGGATTTGGTGCCGGCGGGGATTGATTTGTCGGCGGCGGAGATTCGGTTGGTGAATGAGGTAGGGCGGGAGCAGGCGTTGGCTCGGGTGTTGCGGCCGGTGGTGGGAAAGTATGATTTTATTATTTTGGATTGTTTGCCGTCGTTGGGGTTGTTGACGGTGAATGCGTTGGCGTGTGCGCATGGGGTGATTGTGCCGATGGAGTGTGAGTATTTTGCGTCGCGGGGGTTGAATATTTTGATTGATACATTGAAGACGGTGCGGGATCGGGTGAATTTTGATTTGGAGTTGGTGGGGATTTTGGTGACGATGTTTGATCGTCGGACGGTGCATTCGCGGGAGGTGATTGCTAGTGTGGTGGCGGCGTATGGGGAGAAGGTGTTTGATACGGTGATTACCCGGACGGTGCGGTTCCCGGAGACGTCGTATCATCATGAGCCGATTATTACGTGGGCGTCGGGGTCGCAGGGGGCGGTGCAGTATCGGCAGTTGGCGCGGGAGGTGATTGGGCGGTTGGGGGGTTAG
- the cmk gene encoding (d)CMP kinase has translation MTAQNLVNTPDNRLVVAVDGPSGVGKSTLCRAVAKHFGAQYFDTGAMYRAATLAVLRAGVNPAERAAVIAATNNLNITLDDQTVLLDGEDVSEEIRSQEVTRMVSAVSAIPEVRATLIAQQREWASTAPRCIFDGRDMGTNVLPDAPLKVFLTACHKVRAQRRYEQIIASGGHTIYEVVLADVIQRDTADSMRAVDPLHPADDAIILDTSDLSLPEAIDTLISLVEESAEGGTS, from the coding sequence ATGACTGCACAAAATTTGGTAAACACCCCCGACAATCGGCTGGTTGTGGCCGTGGATGGTCCCTCCGGGGTGGGGAAGTCGACGCTGTGTCGCGCCGTCGCAAAGCATTTCGGGGCACAGTATTTTGACACAGGCGCCATGTACCGTGCCGCCACACTTGCGGTGCTGCGGGCCGGCGTAAACCCGGCGGAGCGGGCGGCGGTCATTGCGGCGACGAATAATCTGAACATTACGCTCGACGACCAGACGGTGCTGCTGGACGGGGAGGACGTGTCCGAGGAAATCCGGTCGCAGGAAGTCACGCGCATGGTGTCAGCAGTGTCGGCGATCCCCGAGGTGCGGGCGACACTCATCGCCCAGCAGCGGGAGTGGGCAAGCACCGCCCCCAGGTGCATTTTCGACGGGCGGGACATGGGCACGAATGTGCTGCCGGATGCGCCGCTGAAAGTATTCCTCACCGCCTGCCACAAGGTGCGGGCGCAACGCCGGTATGAACAGATCATCGCTTCCGGCGGGCACACAATCTACGAAGTTGTGCTTGCCGACGTCATCCAGCGGGACACTGCGGATTCCATGCGGGCCGTGGACCCGCTCCACCCGGCGGATGACGCCATCATCCTTGACACCTCCGACCTGTCACTGCCGGAAGCCATCGATACGCTTATTTCCCTCGTGGAAGAATCAGCCGAAGGGGGCACCTCATAA
- the der gene encoding ribosome biogenesis GTPase Der produces the protein MSSEENAMGIPDESEFLDPHFGEDFSESDWEQLEKEFGFERETPHLEENLCTVTIVGRPNVGKSTLVNRFLGRREAVVEDFPGVTRDRISYIADWGGQRFWVQDTGGWDPNVKGIHGAIARQAETAMETADVIVMVVDTKVGITETDAVMARKLHGASVPVILVANKFDSDMQYADMAEFYALGLGDPWPVSAQHGRGGADVLDEILRSFPDQPRQPSITEGPRRVALVGKPNVGKSSLLNKIAGEERSVVDDVAGTTVDPVDSLVQLDGHLWKFIDTAGLRKKVKNAQGHEYYASLRTRGVIDAAEVCLFMIDSSEPVSEQDQRVLSMILDAGKALVLVFNKWDLMTEDRRWELERDIEQQLAHIPWVRRVNISAKTGRALQKLEPYMEEALENWDKRITTGQLNTWLRATMAQNPPPMKGGRIPRVLFATQASTQPPVIVLFTTGFLDAGYRRYLERKFREAFGFEGTPVRIAVRVRERRQK, from the coding sequence ATGAGTAGCGAAGAAAACGCCATGGGCATTCCTGACGAGTCGGAATTCCTCGACCCGCATTTTGGCGAGGATTTTTCCGAATCGGATTGGGAACAGTTAGAAAAAGAATTCGGGTTCGAACGTGAAACCCCGCACCTGGAAGAAAATCTGTGCACCGTGACCATCGTGGGCCGCCCTAATGTGGGCAAATCCACCCTGGTCAACCGGTTTTTAGGGCGGCGGGAAGCCGTCGTGGAGGATTTTCCTGGGGTGACCCGCGACCGGATTTCGTATATTGCGGACTGGGGTGGGCAACGATTCTGGGTGCAAGACACCGGTGGGTGGGACCCAAACGTGAAAGGCATCCACGGGGCGATCGCCCGGCAGGCTGAAACCGCCATGGAAACCGCGGACGTGATCGTCATGGTGGTAGACACCAAGGTGGGGATCACCGAAACCGATGCGGTCATGGCCCGGAAACTCCACGGCGCATCCGTGCCGGTCATCCTGGTGGCCAATAAATTCGACTCGGACATGCAGTACGCGGACATGGCCGAATTTTATGCCTTGGGCTTGGGCGACCCGTGGCCGGTGTCCGCCCAACACGGTCGGGGTGGCGCCGACGTGCTCGACGAGATTCTCCGCAGCTTTCCGGACCAGCCCCGGCAACCCTCGATCACTGAGGGGCCCCGCCGGGTGGCGCTGGTGGGGAAACCCAATGTGGGTAAATCCTCGCTGCTCAATAAGATTGCTGGTGAGGAACGCTCCGTCGTTGATGATGTGGCCGGCACAACCGTCGACCCGGTAGATTCCCTGGTGCAACTGGATGGGCACTTGTGGAAATTCATTGACACGGCCGGCCTGCGGAAGAAAGTGAAAAACGCCCAGGGGCACGAATATTATGCGTCACTACGCACCCGGGGGGTGATTGACGCGGCCGAAGTGTGCTTGTTCATGATTGATAGTTCCGAACCCGTATCTGAGCAGGATCAGCGGGTGCTGAGCATGATCTTAGATGCTGGTAAAGCCCTGGTGTTGGTTTTTAATAAATGGGACCTCATGACCGAGGACCGCCGGTGGGAGCTAGAGCGCGATATTGAACAGCAGCTAGCACACATCCCGTGGGTGCGGCGGGTCAATATTTCCGCGAAAACCGGTCGGGCGCTGCAAAAACTAGAACCCTACATGGAAGAGGCCCTGGAGAACTGGGATAAGCGGATCACAACCGGCCAGTTAAACACGTGGCTGCGGGCAACCATGGCGCAGAATCCTCCGCCAATGAAGGGCGGCCGGATCCCACGGGTGCTATTTGCCACGCAGGCATCCACCCAACCACCGGTGATTGTGCTGTTCACCACCGGGTTTTTAGACGCCGGCTACCGCCGATATTTGGAGCGGAAATTCCGGGAAGCCTTTGGGTTTGAGGGCACCCCGGTGCGCATAGCGGTGCGGGTGCGGGAACGCCGACAAAAATAA
- a CDS encoding pseudouridine synthase, with protein sequence MKKPARRDGTPDSKKQLLSNAKPARRQHVSPRNVSSDPKSYTDGVRLQKVLAQAGVASRRNAEIMIDSGRVEVNGAVVMQQGVRVNPKVDVIRVDGVRVNVNNNHQYFVLNKPRGIHSTMSDDLGRPCIGDLVSERISAGQGLFHVGRLDADTEGLILLTNDGELANRLSHPKYEVSKTYIAEVLGEADRSLVTTLKNGVELDDGPAAADYVQIVDVHQGRSLVRVQLHEGRKHIVRRMLKAAGYPVQYLVRTKLHTVQLGEQKPGTIRALNDNELRSLYKAVEM encoded by the coding sequence GTGAAAAAACCCGCTCGCCGTGATGGCACACCGGATTCAAAAAAGCAGCTTCTTTCTAACGCGAAACCTGCGCGGCGGCAGCATGTGTCGCCACGGAATGTTTCCTCCGACCCGAAAAGCTACACCGATGGGGTGCGGCTGCAAAAGGTGTTGGCGCAGGCTGGGGTGGCTTCCCGACGGAATGCCGAGATCATGATTGACTCGGGTCGGGTTGAGGTCAATGGTGCCGTGGTGATGCAGCAGGGGGTGCGCGTGAACCCGAAGGTTGATGTGATTCGGGTTGATGGGGTGCGTGTGAATGTGAACAACAACCACCAGTATTTTGTGTTGAATAAGCCGCGGGGAATTCATTCAACCATGAGTGATGATTTGGGGCGGCCTTGCATTGGTGACCTGGTGTCGGAGCGGATTAGTGCCGGCCAGGGCCTGTTTCATGTGGGCCGGCTGGATGCGGACACGGAAGGGCTGATTCTGCTCACCAACGACGGGGAGTTAGCGAATCGGCTGAGCCATCCGAAGTATGAGGTGTCGAAAACATATATTGCGGAGGTGCTGGGGGAAGCGGATCGGTCGCTTGTCACCACATTGAAAAATGGGGTGGAGCTGGATGACGGCCCGGCCGCCGCGGATTATGTGCAGATTGTTGACGTGCACCAGGGCCGGTCGCTGGTCCGGGTGCAACTCCATGAGGGGCGGAAACATATAGTGCGGCGGATGCTGAAAGCCGCGGGGTATCCCGTGCAGTATCTGGTCCGCACGAAGCTGCACACGGTGCAGCTAGGTGAACAAAAGCCTGGGACGATTCGGGCGTTAAACGATAATGAGCTGCGAAGCTTGTATAAAGCGGTGGAGATGTAA
- a CDS encoding NUDIX domain-containing protein has protein sequence MAFEYQVVDSELLVDGAIFGVRRDTLTMPEGGTATRDLVEHFGAVAVVAYDGRKIALVRQYRRSVDRRLWELPAGLLDIADEDPLDAAKRELLEEAGLGATKWSVLVDLVSSPGFSDEAVRVYLATGLYKQDRPAGEGEEADLENRWVALNYAVDMVLKGEITNGIAIAGIMTADAVERKVRRPRSAQTPFELRPTALTRRRKAAGMVGDMKKQPHA, from the coding sequence ATGGCGTTTGAATATCAGGTTGTTGATTCTGAGCTGTTGGTTGACGGGGCCATTTTTGGGGTTCGTCGGGATACCCTCACCATGCCCGAGGGGGGCACCGCAACCCGGGATCTTGTGGAGCATTTTGGTGCGGTTGCTGTGGTGGCGTATGACGGTAGAAAGATTGCGCTGGTGCGACAGTATCGTAGGTCGGTGGATCGACGCCTGTGGGAATTACCTGCGGGTTTGCTGGATATTGCTGATGAGGATCCGCTTGATGCGGCGAAACGCGAACTATTGGAAGAAGCCGGCCTGGGGGCGACGAAATGGTCGGTGTTGGTGGACCTGGTTTCCAGCCCGGGGTTTAGCGACGAAGCCGTCCGGGTGTATTTGGCCACGGGCTTATATAAGCAGGATCGGCCCGCCGGCGAGGGGGAAGAAGCGGACTTGGAAAACCGGTGGGTGGCATTGAACTATGCCGTGGATATGGTGCTCAAAGGGGAGATCACCAATGGGATTGCCATTGCCGGCATCATGACGGCGGACGCTGTGGAGCGGAAAGTGCGCAGGCCTCGGTCGGCCCAAACTCCGTTTGAATTGCGGCCCACGGCGCTGACGCGGCGTCGTAAAGCGGCAGGCATGGTCGGAGACATGAAGAAACAACCCCATGCTTGA
- a CDS encoding segregation and condensation protein A, whose product MQQPEITGFRIVLHNFEGPFDLLLQLISAQKLDVTDVALAQVTDEFVGYVKQLGVSARLDEITEFLVVAATLLDLKAARLVPRGEVDDVADLALLESRDLLFARLLQYRAYRQVADLFAVWQASARLRYPRVVGLEERFVGLLPPVVLGHSAESFAEFAASVFRPRPPEVVEVGHVHKVGVSVPEQAVRILDMFRLVGPDRWLGFEALTRDCGVSLEVVGRFLALLELYKAQVVVFEQVESLGELKVAWTGVDVDPMVVLAGRWE is encoded by the coding sequence GTGCAGCAGCCGGAGATTACGGGGTTTCGTATTGTTTTGCATAATTTTGAGGGGCCGTTTGATTTATTGCTCCAGTTGATTTCGGCGCAGAAGTTGGATGTGACTGATGTGGCGTTGGCGCAGGTGACGGATGAGTTTGTGGGGTATGTGAAGCAGTTGGGGGTGTCGGCGCGGCTGGATGAGATTACGGAGTTTTTGGTGGTGGCGGCGACGTTGTTGGATTTGAAGGCGGCGCGGTTGGTGCCTCGGGGGGAGGTGGATGATGTGGCGGATTTGGCGTTGTTGGAGTCGCGGGATTTGTTGTTTGCGAGGTTGTTGCAGTATCGGGCGTATCGGCAGGTGGCGGATTTGTTTGCGGTGTGGCAGGCGTCGGCGCGGTTGCGGTATCCGCGGGTGGTGGGGTTGGAGGAGCGGTTTGTGGGGTTGTTGCCGCCGGTGGTGTTGGGGCATTCGGCGGAGAGTTTTGCGGAGTTTGCTGCGAGTGTGTTTCGGCCGCGGCCGCCGGAGGTGGTGGAGGTGGGGCATGTGCATAAGGTGGGGGTGTCGGTGCCGGAGCAGGCGGTGCGGATTTTGGATATGTTTCGGTTGGTGGGGCCGGATCGGTGGTTGGGGTTTGAGGCGTTGACGCGGGATTGTGGGGTGTCGTTAGAGGTGGTGGGGCGGTTTTTGGCGTTGTTGGAGTTGTATAAGGCTCAGGTGGTGGTGTTTGAGCAGGTAGAGTCGTTGGGGGAGTTGAAGGTGGCGTGGACTGGGGTGGATGTGGATCCGATGGTGGTGTTGGCGGGGCGGTGGGAGTAG
- a CDS encoding cation:proton antiporter, with translation MSVMIWLFGLLFATVVMVAIGDRVGLPWPVLLTIVTAGVIFIPGVPSAGSLSQFSHLMLPIFIPPLLWALARRASWAQVRRQWRSIIMLSVLLVIATAVAVGLTVSWLVPTLSVAGAMMIGAAISPPDPVAVDAVAEPAGVPRRLMNTLQTEGMFNDAASILVFNLALGVLTQGETVKWWEAIWEFGYSSGAAVLIGWFIGRGAAFLSSWMTSATARNAFTWVIPFITYLVAEEIHASGVIAVVIAAIEYNSRVAIGAEDRLSGTVFWEIVELLFTGVAFGLIGIMARDAIFTVGSDWGEAVMLGVVLSAVAIVVRGLWFLGMYATNKYTRYRVGGPLRLQETLLLTWAGMRGLVTLALILSIPDTGDFGLYQEAPVVALVVLLFTMVIPGLTLPALMKKLTLDSDPDAFGDVSREKLVNRARRAARNKMQSYAGEIPQERLEALMSRFDEETNLEEVNEEGITPEERREKAKHIEVKLQQAQIEALRAAQLELLRARRERDIDPAILDEVLFLIDRQILGAKARKMD, from the coding sequence GTGTCGGTGATGATTTGGCTGTTTGGGTTATTGTTTGCCACGGTTGTGATGGTGGCGATTGGTGATCGGGTTGGGTTGCCGTGGCCGGTGTTGTTGACGATTGTGACTGCTGGTGTGATTTTTATTCCGGGGGTTCCGTCGGCGGGTTCGTTGTCGCAGTTTTCGCATTTGATGTTGCCGATTTTTATTCCGCCGTTGTTGTGGGCGTTGGCGCGGCGGGCGTCGTGGGCGCAGGTTAGACGGCAGTGGCGGTCGATCATTATGTTGTCGGTGTTGTTGGTGATTGCGACGGCGGTGGCTGTGGGGTTGACGGTTAGTTGGTTGGTGCCTACGTTGTCGGTGGCTGGGGCGATGATGATTGGGGCGGCGATTTCGCCGCCGGACCCGGTGGCTGTTGATGCGGTGGCGGAGCCGGCTGGGGTGCCGCGGCGGTTGATGAATACGTTGCAGACGGAGGGGATGTTTAATGATGCGGCTTCGATTTTGGTGTTTAATCTTGCGTTGGGGGTTTTGACTCAGGGGGAGACGGTGAAGTGGTGGGAGGCTATTTGGGAGTTTGGGTATTCCAGTGGTGCGGCTGTGTTGATTGGGTGGTTTATTGGTCGGGGGGCGGCGTTTTTGTCTAGTTGGATGACGTCGGCGACTGCCCGGAATGCGTTTACGTGGGTGATTCCGTTTATTACGTATTTGGTGGCGGAGGAGATTCACGCGTCTGGGGTGATTGCGGTGGTGATTGCTGCGATTGAGTATAACTCCCGGGTGGCGATTGGTGCGGAGGACCGGTTGTCGGGCACGGTGTTTTGGGAGATTGTGGAGTTGTTGTTTACTGGTGTGGCGTTTGGTCTGATTGGGATTATGGCGCGGGATGCGATTTTCACGGTTGGTTCGGATTGGGGGGAGGCCGTGATGTTGGGTGTGGTGTTGTCTGCGGTGGCTATTGTGGTGCGTGGCCTGTGGTTTTTGGGGATGTATGCGACGAATAAGTATACGAGGTATCGGGTGGGGGGTCCGTTGCGGTTGCAGGAGACGTTGTTGCTTACGTGGGCTGGTATGCGGGGGTTGGTGACGTTGGCGTTGATTTTGTCTATTCCTGATACTGGTGATTTTGGTTTGTATCAGGAGGCTCCGGTGGTTGCGTTGGTGGTGTTGTTGTTTACTATGGTGATTCCGGGGTTGACGTTGCCGGCGTTGATGAAGAAGCTGACGTTGGATAGTGATCCGGATGCGTTTGGTGACGTGTCGCGGGAGAAGTTGGTGAATCGGGCTCGGCGGGCTGCGCGGAATAAGATGCAGTCGTATGCTGGTGAGATTCCGCAGGAGCGGTTGGAGGCGCTTATGTCACGGTTTGATGAGGAGACGAATTTGGAGGAGGTGAATGAGGAGGGTATTACCCCGGAGGAGCGTCGGGAGAAGGCGAAGCATATTGAGGTGAAGTTGCAGCAGGCGCAGATTGAGGCGTTGCGGGCTGCCCAGTTGGAGTTGTTGCGGGCTCGGCGGGAGCGGGATATTGATCCGGCGATTTTGGATGAAGTGTTGTTTTTGATTGATCGGCAGATTTTGGGGGCGAAGGCCCGGAAGATGGATTAA
- the steA gene encoding putative cytokinetic ring protein SteA produces MSLFSRTVDLPGVQAVMRDLSVRGKKGYKKLGAGDIAVIDAPDVSRAVAQWLIDSQVVAVVNTGEFSTGAIPNFGPQMMLDAGIMLVEDVGDGVLVGLKDGKKGRLTESGELFCGDKLLGSGVVVTPADAEERFLVAQQRLVDYMEAFFGNTIQFIHSESPLLIDGLGIPEVGDALRDRKVLVVSPGRYFRSELKELRNFIREFSPVIIAVDEAADALVELGYGVDFIVGDPGGIGAAALRSGARVVVPAGPDGHVVGLERIQDLGVGALTFPSAVENATDLALFLADFHQAELVVNVGASVTLDSLFAQSGYASPSALLSRMKLGPRLVDASAIATLYNIRSGKNIAFLWGVMGVLVALATVIMVAGLAGEGSFMVNVVDTWNNIIGRVAS; encoded by the coding sequence ATGAGTTTGTTTTCTCGGACTGTGGATTTGCCTGGTGTGCAGGCGGTAATGCGTGATCTTTCGGTGAGGGGTAAGAAGGGTTATAAGAAGTTGGGTGCGGGGGATATTGCGGTGATTGATGCGCCGGATGTGTCGCGGGCGGTGGCGCAGTGGTTGATTGATTCGCAGGTGGTTGCGGTGGTGAACACGGGGGAGTTTAGTACTGGTGCTATTCCTAATTTTGGGCCGCAGATGATGTTGGATGCGGGGATTATGTTGGTTGAGGATGTGGGGGATGGTGTGTTGGTGGGGTTGAAGGATGGGAAGAAGGGGAGGTTGACCGAGTCGGGTGAGTTATTTTGTGGGGATAAGTTGCTTGGTTCGGGGGTGGTGGTGACGCCGGCGGATGCTGAGGAGCGGTTTTTGGTGGCGCAGCAGCGGTTGGTTGATTATATGGAGGCGTTTTTTGGGAATACGATTCAGTTTATTCATTCCGAGTCGCCATTATTGATTGATGGGTTGGGGATTCCCGAGGTGGGGGATGCGCTACGGGATCGGAAGGTGTTGGTGGTGAGTCCGGGCCGGTATTTCCGGTCGGAGTTGAAGGAGTTACGGAATTTTATCCGGGAGTTTTCGCCGGTGATTATCGCGGTTGATGAGGCCGCGGATGCGCTGGTGGAGTTGGGGTATGGGGTGGATTTTATAGTGGGGGATCCTGGTGGTATTGGGGCTGCGGCGTTGCGTTCGGGGGCGCGGGTGGTGGTTCCTGCGGGCCCTGATGGGCATGTGGTGGGGTTGGAGCGGATCCAGGATTTGGGGGTGGGGGCGTTGACGTTTCCGTCGGCGGTGGAGAATGCGACGGATTTGGCGTTGTTTTTGGCTGATTTTCATCAGGCGGAGTTAGTGGTGAATGTGGGGGCGTCGGTGACGTTGGATTCGTTGTTTGCACAGTCGGGGTATGCGAGCCCGTCGGCGTTGTTGTCGCGGATGAAGTTGGGGCCGCGGTTGGTGGATGCGTCCGCGATAGCCACTTTGTATAATATACGGTCTGGTAAGAATATTGCGTTTTTGTGGGGGGTGATGGGCGTGTTGGTTGCGTTGGCTACGGTGATTATGGTTGCTGGTTTGGCTGGGGAGGGGTCGTTTATGGTGAATGTGGTGGATACGTGGAATAATATTATTGGTCGGGTGGCGTCGTGA
- a CDS encoding copper transporter, translating to MRGGGVFKAAVAFAVGIVVGCLGLAPSLAGSADSRVAGLSTAVAQARGELEAARAQLRSADSVVLDVGRETLAGTLAERSVMVVYAGGVRDADVTKVRGLLADAGARDAGSMRLREEFFTPAMKNIASNVLPAGATLSEDKLDVGTHAGEVLGSLVFHSSATDEERASGLGTLRNAGFLTYGDGGVKPADAVVLIVGPDVPTEFLTRFAPALGSRGGGLVVAGDTGSAQLAALQGRVVTVDSIDRATGQFAVVRQVALLVPPNDPDSVGDAE from the coding sequence ATGCGTGGCGGTGGGGTATTTAAGGCGGCAGTGGCGTTTGCTGTCGGTATTGTTGTGGGGTGTTTAGGCCTGGCGCCTAGCTTGGCGGGGAGCGCCGATTCGCGGGTTGCTGGCTTGTCGACGGCGGTAGCGCAGGCGCGGGGTGAGCTAGAGGCGGCGCGGGCGCAGTTGCGGTCGGCGGATTCGGTGGTTTTGGATGTGGGTCGGGAGACTTTGGCTGGGACGTTAGCGGAGCGGTCGGTGATGGTGGTGTATGCCGGTGGGGTTCGGGATGCGGATGTGACGAAGGTACGGGGGTTGCTTGCCGACGCTGGGGCGCGGGATGCCGGTAGCATGCGGCTTCGAGAGGAATTTTTCACCCCTGCCATGAAGAATATTGCGAGCAATGTTTTGCCGGCGGGGGCGACCTTATCTGAGGATAAGTTGGATGTGGGGACTCACGCGGGTGAGGTATTGGGGTCGCTGGTGTTTCACTCATCGGCCACCGATGAGGAGCGCGCCTCGGGGTTGGGGACACTGCGGAATGCTGGGTTTCTCACCTATGGTGATGGGGGTGTCAAGCCTGCGGATGCGGTGGTTCTCATAGTGGGGCCGGATGTTCCAACGGAATTCCTTACTCGGTTCGCCCCGGCATTGGGCTCACGAGGTGGGGGGTTAGTGGTTGCCGGCGACACGGGATCTGCGCAGCTTGCGGCGTTACAGGGGCGGGTTGTTACGGTGGATTCTATTGATCGGGCGACTGGGCAGTTCGCGGTTGTGCGGCAGGTAGCCCTCCTGGTGCCCCCGAACGACCCGGATTCGGTGGGGGATGCCGAATAG
- the scpB gene encoding SMC-Scp complex subunit ScpB yields MTDFSLPSVSLVRSQLESVLLVVDAPVSVSALAVGLAVSEDVVVGELLELRRELDERGSGFELRETEEGWRLYTRRENAEVVEHFLLSGAQSKLSRAAMETLAIIAYRQPATRAQVSAVRGVNVDGVIRTLVLRGLIREVAGGHARRYETTELFLELLGIDSLDRLPDLAPLLPDIDSIDEFDL; encoded by the coding sequence ATGACTGATTTTTCATTGCCGTCGGTGTCGTTGGTGCGTTCCCAGTTGGAGTCTGTGTTGCTTGTTGTTGATGCTCCGGTGTCGGTGTCGGCGTTGGCGGTGGGGTTGGCGGTGTCGGAGGATGTTGTGGTGGGGGAGTTATTGGAGTTGCGTCGGGAGTTGGATGAGCGGGGGAGCGGGTTTGAGTTGCGGGAGACTGAGGAGGGGTGGCGGCTGTATACTCGGCGGGAGAATGCGGAGGTGGTGGAACACTTCCTATTGAGTGGTGCGCAATCGAAATTGTCGCGGGCGGCGATGGAGACGTTGGCGATTATTGCGTATCGGCAGCCGGCGACGCGGGCACAGGTGTCGGCGGTGCGGGGGGTGAATGTTGATGGGGTGATCCGCACGTTGGTGTTACGGGGGCTGATTCGGGAGGTTGCGGGTGGTCATGCGCGGCGGTATGAGACGACGGAGTTGTTTTTGGAGTTATTGGGGATTGATTCGTTGGATCGGCTGCCGGATTTAGCGCCGCTCCTGCCGGATATTGATAGCATTGACGAATTCGACCTGTAG